One Papaver somniferum cultivar HN1 chromosome 10, ASM357369v1, whole genome shotgun sequence genomic window carries:
- the LOC113317395 gene encoding uncharacterized protein LOC113317395: MSKCIASICWSLILAIYILVLIPKESVEGRMILDAGNNSIIKSIKVDEDEIIDCYDIFKQPSLNHPSLHNHTIQMRPSMRPAYMNNFGTLQLTQTWHKYGKCPEGTIPIRKNIKSFNSLLARKRLHPRLSHYDTPNTSQPNDIRDGHEYAVIRVHGNSFGAQAKINLWNPSVEWPLEISVSQIWVSAGQYNDVNSIEVGWEVSKAIYGDNQTRFFILWTTDRYQTGCYNLECEGFVHTSSDIAVGCNFTELSTFKGDQKDATFGVHKDKKSGNWWVQIQGIPVGYYPSSIFTQLSKEAVEVDFGGEIFNQRAKGQHTTTQMGSGHFPSEGGLGISSYFNYVQIIDENGEPKDPINVESVVSNPNCYDLKIDDNKNNGFGFFYGGSGYNDKCQ, translated from the exons ATGTCAAAATGCATCGCCTCGATCTGTTGGTCACTCATTCTAGCAATATACATTCTAGTGTTAATTCCAAAAGAATCAGTTGAGGGAAGAATGATTTTGGATGCGGGGAACAATTCAATAATAAAATCTATTAAA GTTGACGAAGATGAAATCATCGATTGTTATGATATCTTTAAGCAACCTTCTCTTAATCATCCTTCACTTCATAATCATACAATACAG ATGAGACCTAGTATGAGACCAGCGTATATGAACAACTTCGGGACGCTTCAGCTTACACAGACTTGGCATAAGTATGGAAAATGTCCAGAAGGAACTATCCCTATACGAAAGAACATAAAAAGTTTCAATTCATTACTTGCGCGCAAACGTCTCCATCCAAGATTATCTCATTATGATACGCCTAATACATCACAACCAAACGATATTAGGGACGGCCATGAG TACGCCGTGATAAGGGTGCACGGGAATTCTTTCGGAGCACAAGCAAAAATAAATCTTTGGAACCCATCTGTAGAATGGCCACTTGAGATAAGTGTATCTCAAATCTGGGTTTCAGCAGGCCAATATAATGATGTGAATAGTATTGAAGTTGGATGGGAA GTGTCTAAGGCCATATATGGTGATAATCAAACCAGATTCTTTATATTGTGGACT ACCGATCGCTACCAAACCGGTTGCTACAACCTCGAATGTGAAGGTTTTGTGCACACATCCTCGGATATCGCTGTTGGTTGTAATTTCACGGAATTGTCCACTTTCAAAGGAGACCAAAAAGATGCCACTTTTGGCGTACACAAG GacaaaaaaagtggaaattgGTGGGTACAAATACAAGGTATTCCCGTGGGATATTATCCAAGTTCCATTTTCACCCAGTTATCGAAGGAAGCCGTAGAAGTAGATTTCGGTGGAGAAATTTTTAACCAGAGAGCCAAAGGTCAACATACTACGACTCAAATGGGCAGTGGTCATTTTCCCTCAGAAGGAGGTTTGGGAATATCAAGTTATTTTAATTATGTCCAAATAATCGATGAAAATGGCGAACCTAAAGATCCCATAAATGTTGAGTCGGTTGTGTCTAATCCAAATTGTTATGATTTGAAAATTGACGACAACAAAAATAATGGTTTTGGATTCTTTTATGGAGGTTCTGGTTATAATGATAAATGTCAATAA